A portion of the Geoalkalibacter ferrihydriticus DSM 17813 genome contains these proteins:
- a CDS encoding NAD(P)/FAD-dependent oxidoreductase, which translates to MTERIAPNQKIAVIGGGVAGIVTAYLLQKQHRVSLFEQNDYLGGHTNTIEITEGPDAGMAVDTGFIVLNDATYPLFQTFLARLEVATRKAEMSFGFQCLQTGLVYAGNNLNGLFAQRSNLVSPSFFRFLLEIARFGRTANADLAAGRVPELTLGDYLRQGRFSPFMIDNYLLPMAAAIWSTPALRVADFPAAAFLRFFSNHGLLSFRNRPQWRTVVGGSFAYVKAFQQTFSGQIHLKAGVEKVFRDREGVRLQFADGSAQRFDQVVIASHADQALRMLGDPSAEEWRLLSAWSYQRNHTVLHSDASLLPKQKAAWSAWNFTREAPGAQDQPVFVSYCMNLLQGLQAHQDYCVTLNRRQPLRPETVIAEFDYEHPQYSFAALSTQAQLPNLNGRRRSWFCGSYFGYGFHEDAVRSAVAVAADFGAGL; encoded by the coding sequence GTGACTGAAAGAATTGCACCCAACCAGAAGATCGCCGTCATCGGCGGCGGGGTGGCAGGAATCGTGACTGCCTATCTGCTGCAAAAGCAGCACCGGGTCAGCTTGTTTGAACAGAATGACTACCTCGGCGGCCACACTAACACCATCGAAATCACCGAAGGTCCGGATGCCGGAATGGCGGTCGATACCGGCTTCATTGTGCTAAACGACGCCACCTATCCACTGTTTCAGACCTTTCTCGCCCGGCTCGAGGTTGCCACCCGGAAGGCTGAAATGTCGTTCGGTTTCCAATGCCTGCAGACCGGCCTGGTCTATGCCGGCAACAACCTCAACGGTCTGTTCGCCCAGCGCAGCAACCTGGTCAGCCCAAGTTTTTTTCGCTTTCTGCTCGAAATCGCCCGTTTCGGCCGTACAGCCAACGCCGATCTCGCCGCCGGCCGGGTGCCTGAGCTGACCCTGGGCGACTACCTGCGCCAGGGGCGCTTTTCCCCCTTCATGATCGACAACTACCTGCTGCCGATGGCGGCGGCGATCTGGTCGACACCGGCCCTGCGGGTGGCCGACTTCCCGGCCGCGGCCTTCCTGCGGTTTTTCAGCAATCACGGTCTGCTCTCCTTCCGTAACCGGCCGCAATGGCGAACCGTGGTTGGGGGCAGCTTCGCCTACGTCAAAGCGTTCCAGCAGACCTTCAGCGGTCAGATCCACCTCAAGGCCGGGGTGGAGAAGGTGTTTCGGGACCGGGAGGGCGTGCGGCTGCAATTCGCCGACGGCAGCGCGCAGCGTTTCGATCAGGTGGTGATCGCCTCCCATGCAGACCAGGCCCTGCGGATGCTCGGCGACCCGAGCGCCGAGGAATGGCGGCTGCTCTCCGCCTGGAGCTATCAACGCAACCACACGGTGCTGCACAGCGATGCCTCCCTGCTGCCGAAACAGAAGGCCGCCTGGTCGGCCTGGAATTTCACCCGGGAGGCACCTGGCGCGCAGGACCAACCGGTGTTTGTGAGCTACTGCATGAATCTGCTGCAGGGGCTGCAGGCCCATCAGGATTACTGCGTGACCCTCAATCGCCGCCAGCCCTTGCGGCCGGAGACGGTGATCGCCGAATTCGACTATGAACATCCCCAGTACAGTTTTGCCGCCCTGTCCACCCAGGCGCAGCTCCCCAACCTAAACGGCCGGCGCCGCAGCTGGTTCTGCGGCAGTTATTTCGGCTACGGCTTTCACGAAGACGCCGTCCGCTCGGCTGTCGCCGTCGCCGCCGACTTTGGAGCAGGGTTATGA
- a CDS encoding DUF1365 family protein, which translates to MKSLIYQGVVSHARMTPLSHSFQYPVYFYAFDLDELPELAKGNPLFGYNQLRPVAIHDQDYLHPGNATLRDKLGRVLREAGLSAAVDRVVLVTAARFFNYVFNPVSFFYCYGEGGKLLCVLAQVNNTFGEMHLYLLAEPQSATAAGARVFVADKQFHVSPFFPREGEYRFQVSEPQERLDNQIHYYQAQQLAFIARLQGEAQPLTTGNLLRTILKHPLTAVLTMPRILWQAARLYWQRRLPVFTKPVPDHAMTIRPVAPTLLDRLGMTLCFRFLSRLPQGELQLFLPDGSLQRFGRIGAKPSLQLAVREYRFFRRIMLSGDIGFGEAYTDGDWSCDDLPGLLTLLAANEAVLNDRSLVTAWVGRWLNYLRHLLRSNTIQGSARNIREHYDLSNDFFASFIDPSMTYSSGLFASETDTLAQAQQRKIQSIIDQAGLDSEDHVLEIGCGWGSFAIEAVRQSGCRVTGITLSKEQLQFARRRVQEAGLSDRIELQLRDYRHIEGRYSKIISIEMLEAVGHAGLKSFFAACDRALLPGGKAVIQVITIPDRKYTAYRHSSDWIRKHIFPGGHLPSVGALARAMAAASSLNIQSLQHYGLDYAKTLVHWRQTLLSERKQITQLDYDDRFLRTWDYYFAYCQAGFNARIIDLAQLVLHKPGQPLERP; encoded by the coding sequence ATGAAATCGTTGATTTATCAGGGGGTCGTCAGCCATGCGCGAATGACACCGCTGAGCCACAGCTTTCAATATCCAGTCTATTTCTACGCCTTCGATCTCGATGAACTGCCCGAACTGGCAAAGGGCAACCCCCTGTTCGGCTACAACCAGCTGCGGCCGGTGGCGATTCACGACCAGGACTATCTCCATCCCGGGAACGCCACCCTGCGGGACAAGCTCGGCCGTGTGCTGCGGGAGGCCGGCTTGAGCGCGGCCGTTGACCGTGTCGTGCTGGTCACCGCCGCCCGCTTTTTCAACTATGTCTTCAATCCGGTGAGCTTTTTCTACTGCTACGGCGAAGGGGGCAAGCTGCTCTGCGTGCTGGCCCAGGTCAACAACACCTTTGGCGAAATGCACCTCTATCTGCTCGCCGAACCCCAGAGCGCAACCGCGGCCGGAGCGCGGGTATTCGTCGCCGACAAGCAGTTCCATGTCTCGCCGTTTTTTCCCCGCGAGGGGGAGTACCGGTTCCAGGTCAGCGAGCCGCAAGAGCGCCTCGACAACCAGATCCACTATTACCAGGCGCAGCAGCTGGCCTTCATCGCCCGCCTGCAGGGAGAGGCGCAACCTCTCACCACCGGCAATCTGCTGCGCACCATCCTCAAACACCCCTTGACCGCCGTCCTGACCATGCCCCGTATTCTCTGGCAGGCGGCCCGACTCTATTGGCAAAGGAGGCTTCCCGTGTTTACCAAACCGGTTCCCGATCATGCCATGACCATTCGTCCCGTGGCCCCGACCCTGCTCGACCGGCTCGGCATGACCCTCTGTTTCCGCTTCCTCTCCCGCCTGCCCCAGGGGGAGTTGCAACTCTTCCTCCCTGACGGCAGCCTCCAGCGCTTCGGCCGCATTGGAGCAAAACCCAGCCTGCAGCTCGCGGTGCGGGAATATCGTTTTTTCCGCCGGATCATGCTCTCCGGGGATATCGGCTTCGGCGAAGCCTACACCGACGGCGACTGGAGCTGCGACGATCTCCCCGGCCTGCTCACCCTGCTGGCCGCCAACGAGGCGGTGCTCAATGACCGCAGCCTGGTGACCGCCTGGGTCGGCCGCTGGCTCAACTATCTGCGCCACCTGCTGCGCAGCAACACCATCCAGGGCAGCGCCCGCAACATCCGCGAGCACTACGACCTGAGCAACGACTTTTTCGCCAGCTTCATCGACCCGAGCATGACCTATTCCTCGGGCCTGTTCGCCAGCGAAACCGATACTCTGGCCCAGGCCCAGCAGCGCAAAATCCAGTCGATCATCGATCAGGCCGGTCTCGACAGCGAGGATCATGTTCTGGAGATCGGCTGCGGCTGGGGGAGTTTCGCCATCGAGGCGGTGCGGCAAAGCGGCTGCCGGGTCACCGGGATTACTCTTTCCAAAGAGCAGCTGCAGTTTGCCCGCCGGCGGGTGCAGGAGGCGGGATTGAGCGATCGCATCGAGCTGCAGCTCCGGGATTATCGCCATATCGAAGGTCGTTACTCGAAGATCATCTCCATCGAGATGCTGGAAGCGGTCGGCCATGCCGGCCTCAAATCCTTCTTCGCCGCCTGCGATCGGGCCCTGCTGCCTGGGGGCAAGGCGGTGATCCAGGTGATCACTATTCCGGATCGCAAATATACCGCCTACCGCCACAGCTCCGACTGGATCCGCAAGCATATCTTCCCCGGCGGCCACCTCCCCTCGGTGGGGGCGCTGGCCCGGGCGATGGCGGCCGCATCGAGTCTGAACATCCAGAGCTTACAGCATTACGGCCTCGACTACGCCAAGACTCTGGTGCACTGGCGGCAGACCCTGCTGAGCGAGCGCAAGCAGATCACCCAACTCGACTACGACGACCGGTTTTTGCGCACCTGGGATTATTACTTCGCGTACTGCCAGGCCGGCTTTAACGCCCGCATCATCGACCTGGCGCAATTGGTGCTGCACAAACCGGGGCAACCTCTGGAGCGGCCGTGA
- a CDS encoding DUF2878 domain-containing protein produces the protein MISATAGKIVNLGLYQLGWLCCVLGAAWVYPLRGAVAALLLMAVHLLLATSRQAELKLMLCACLLGTVVDSAQQALGVFSFKTDPAWPFWLPLWVLVIWAQFATLLHYGLHWLTGRPLLAAGFGLVGGPLAYWGGISLGAANFGDNLGFSYASLALLWALVMPLLVWLSHRFDGREGRYRWPGGKLLQR, from the coding sequence GTGATCTCGGCCACGGCGGGAAAAATCGTCAATCTCGGCCTCTATCAGCTCGGCTGGTTATGCTGTGTACTCGGCGCCGCCTGGGTTTATCCGCTGCGCGGTGCCGTGGCCGCGCTGCTGCTGATGGCTGTACACTTGCTGCTGGCGACATCGCGGCAGGCGGAATTAAAGCTGATGCTTTGCGCCTGCCTGCTCGGAACCGTCGTCGACAGCGCCCAGCAGGCTCTGGGGGTCTTCAGTTTCAAGACCGATCCGGCCTGGCCTTTCTGGCTTCCCCTTTGGGTGTTGGTTATCTGGGCGCAGTTCGCCACCTTGCTCCATTACGGCCTGCACTGGCTGACCGGGCGCCCCCTGTTGGCGGCGGGTTTCGGCCTGGTCGGCGGGCCGCTGGCCTACTGGGGGGGCATCAGCCTCGGGGCCGCCAATTTCGGCGACAATCTGGGTTTCAGTTACGCCTCCTTGGCCCTACTCTGGGCCCTTGTGATGCCGCTGCTGGTTTGGCTCAGCCACCGATTCGATGGCCGCGAAGGGCGCTATCGCTGGCCGGGCGGAAAACTTCTCCAGCGCTGA
- a CDS encoding chalcone isomerase family protein: MNNRLSATLWLFAIGLVLQASSLQAAEIKGVTFAERHLVDQTELRITGMGVLTWALLFDVYVGAFYLPKGMSGERWAEDVPKRLELSYLRSISAEDFSRASDKLLRKQLPPGQYQALAERLQEFYRLFRDIRPGDRYSLTYTPAAGTELRLNEELLGAAPGADFAVAYFGLWLGPEPIDKGFRDRLLKGG, translated from the coding sequence ATGAACAACCGACTGTCCGCAACGCTCTGGCTTTTCGCCATAGGTCTTGTTTTGCAGGCCTCCAGTCTCCAGGCCGCGGAGATCAAAGGGGTCACGTTTGCCGAGCGGCATCTGGTCGATCAGACGGAACTGAGGATAACCGGGATGGGGGTGCTGACCTGGGCACTGCTGTTCGATGTCTATGTCGGGGCGTTTTATTTACCAAAAGGGATGAGCGGGGAGCGTTGGGCCGAGGATGTTCCCAAGCGCCTTGAGCTCTCCTATCTGCGCAGTATTTCCGCGGAGGATTTCTCCCGGGCTTCGGACAAACTGCTCCGGAAACAGCTCCCGCCGGGGCAGTATCAGGCGCTGGCAGAACGGCTACAAGAATTTTATCGCCTGTTCCGCGACATCCGCCCCGGGGATCGTTACAGTCTGACCTATACCCCGGCCGCCGGCACTGAACTGCGGCTCAACGAGGAATTACTCGGCGCGGCTCCGGGGGCCGATTTTGCCGTCGCCTACTTCGGCCTCTGGCTTGGGCCGGAGCCCATCGACAAGGGGTTTCGGGATCGATTGCTGAAAGGAGGTTAA
- a CDS encoding peroxiredoxin: MQSIRVGDKAPELSQPDQNGNMVSLADARGCKAVVLFFYPADESPICTKEACAFRDAYQDFTEAGAMVIGISADSLDKHQSFASHHRLPFHLLSDADGGLRKAFGVPKSLGVLPGRVTYVIDRQGVVRHLFSAQLAADRHVQEALQTVRSLAGKAND; encoded by the coding sequence ATGCAAAGCATCAGAGTGGGCGATAAGGCCCCGGAATTGTCACAACCAGACCAGAATGGGAATATGGTGAGCCTGGCGGATGCGCGCGGGTGCAAAGCGGTGGTGCTGTTTTTCTATCCCGCGGATGAATCACCAATCTGCACCAAGGAGGCTTGCGCCTTTCGCGATGCCTACCAGGATTTCACCGAGGCCGGAGCGATGGTGATCGGGATCAGTGCCGACTCCCTCGACAAACACCAGAGTTTTGCCAGCCATCATCGTTTGCCCTTTCACCTGCTCAGTGATGCAGACGGTGGTTTACGCAAAGCCTTCGGCGTACCCAAGTCCCTCGGCGTGCTGCCGGGACGGGTGACCTATGTGATCGACCGGCAAGGGGTGGTGCGGCATCTGTTCAGCGCCCAGCTCGCCGCCGACCGCCATGTGCAGGAAGCTCTGCAGACCGTGCGGTCCCTGGCCGGCAAGGCCAACGATTAG
- a CDS encoding PEP/pyruvate-binding domain-containing protein: MALTLALEQITPALALQVGGKASALAHLERLGYPIPLSLAITTKAYRRYLEETGLDALILMELGRKDFSQMRWEELWDAALRIRSLFLKTALPAALEGELAAAVGGMFGSRPLVIRSSAPGEDSPTASFAGLHNSFVNIRGKKQQMLAVRKVWASLWSDRALLYRQELGLAIDRSSMAVLVQELVAGESSGVAFSCSPTDPGRVAVEAVKGLNQGLVDGSIEPDFWELDRQDQGIVHYRPGDRAGKLVAGGTGLQRVALSAEEQQTPALTAGKVTRVAATALALERELGQPQDLEWTWQGERLVLLQARPITTANSNSSDPRRWYLTLHRGLANLKQLQTRIEQDILPGMEADAEGLATIDLQALGDEALAGEIERRRQRRNHWEEAYRSDCIPMAHGIRLFGEFYNDALAPEDPFEFMELLRGGQFRAVSRNRKLAELATLIRSEQQQLAGGLTQLRQLSEPLALQLREQAEGIGLPAELTLQLLLEMARQPISAAVGGNRELEQRYRRHFCAEERSQAEELLEIGRASYRLRDDDNLSLEKIARELQRAEEEGQRRLQRGEVQILRQVLAPGAEAGRGLSSPVLSPGKPSLGVVSARQLQGQPASPGLATATARVIQRPQDLAGFRAGEILVCDAIDPAMTFVVPLAAGIIERRGGMLIHGAIIAREYGIPCVSGIASAAELIRTGDRITLDGYLGLVFFSATSGRLSPSGPKPGLRKELDDTEEG, from the coding sequence ATGGCCCTGACCCTTGCCCTTGAGCAGATAACCCCGGCCCTGGCCCTGCAGGTCGGCGGCAAGGCCTCCGCGTTGGCTCACCTGGAGCGACTCGGCTACCCGATCCCTCTCTCCCTGGCCATTACCACCAAAGCCTATCGTCGCTACCTTGAAGAAACCGGACTCGATGCCCTGATCCTGATGGAGTTGGGACGCAAGGACTTTTCCCAGATGCGCTGGGAGGAACTCTGGGACGCTGCCCTGCGCATCCGCAGTCTGTTTCTGAAAACTGCCCTGCCGGCGGCGCTGGAGGGGGAACTGGCAGCGGCGGTGGGCGGAATGTTCGGCTCCCGGCCGCTGGTGATTCGCTCCTCGGCGCCCGGTGAAGATTCGCCAACCGCCTCCTTCGCCGGGCTACACAACTCCTTCGTCAATATCCGGGGGAAAAAACAGCAAATGCTCGCGGTGCGCAAGGTCTGGGCGTCCCTCTGGTCCGACCGGGCGCTGCTCTATCGTCAGGAGCTGGGACTGGCCATCGACCGCAGTTCGATGGCGGTGCTGGTGCAGGAGTTGGTCGCCGGCGAGAGTTCGGGGGTCGCTTTCAGTTGCAGCCCGACCGACCCGGGCCGGGTTGCAGTCGAGGCCGTCAAGGGCCTCAATCAGGGTCTGGTCGATGGCAGCATCGAACCCGATTTCTGGGAGCTGGATCGCCAGGATCAGGGGATTGTGCATTACCGCCCTGGCGACCGGGCGGGCAAACTGGTTGCCGGGGGAACTGGTCTGCAGCGGGTTGCCTTGTCGGCAGAAGAGCAGCAAACGCCGGCCCTGACGGCGGGGAAAGTGACCCGGGTGGCCGCGACGGCCCTCGCCCTGGAGCGGGAACTGGGGCAGCCCCAGGACCTGGAATGGACCTGGCAGGGGGAGCGACTGGTGCTGCTGCAGGCGCGGCCGATTACCACCGCAAACAGCAACTCGAGCGACCCGCGCCGCTGGTACCTGACCCTGCATCGCGGCCTGGCCAATCTCAAACAGCTACAAACCCGCATTGAGCAGGACATCCTGCCCGGCATGGAAGCGGACGCCGAGGGATTGGCGACCATCGACCTGCAGGCTTTGGGCGATGAGGCCCTGGCGGGAGAAATCGAGCGTCGGCGGCAGCGACGCAACCACTGGGAAGAGGCCTACCGCAGCGACTGCATCCCCATGGCCCACGGCATCCGGCTGTTCGGAGAATTCTACAACGATGCGTTGGCGCCGGAAGACCCCTTCGAGTTCATGGAATTGCTGCGCGGCGGCCAATTCAGGGCGGTCAGCAGAAACCGCAAGCTGGCGGAGCTTGCGACTCTGATCCGCAGCGAGCAGCAACAGCTTGCCGGTGGCTTGACCCAACTCCGACAGCTATCCGAACCCCTCGCCTTGCAGCTCAGGGAGCAGGCCGAGGGAATCGGCCTGCCCGCCGAGTTGACCCTGCAGCTGCTGCTGGAAATGGCTCGGCAGCCAATCAGCGCTGCGGTCGGCGGCAATCGCGAGCTGGAGCAGCGCTATCGCCGGCATTTCTGCGCCGAGGAGCGCAGTCAGGCCGAAGAGCTGCTGGAGATCGGCCGCGCCAGTTACCGTCTGCGTGACGATGACAACCTCAGTCTGGAGAAAATCGCCCGGGAATTGCAGCGGGCCGAGGAGGAAGGGCAAAGGCGGCTGCAGCGGGGGGAGGTGCAAATTCTGCGGCAGGTTCTGGCCCCAGGGGCAGAGGCGGGCAGGGGCCTGAGCAGCCCAGTGCTCTCCCCCGGGAAGCCATCCCTCGGTGTGGTCAGTGCCCGGCAATTGCAGGGACAGCCGGCCAGCCCCGGGCTGGCGACGGCAACGGCCCGGGTGATTCAGCGCCCGCAGGATCTGGCCGGGTTCCGCGCCGGGGAGATCCTGGTCTGCGACGCCATTGATCCGGCCATGACCTTTGTCGTGCCCCTGGCGGCCGGGATCATCGAGCGCCGCGGTGGCATGCTGATTCACGGCGCTATCATCGCCCGCGAATACGGCATCCCCTGCGTCTCGGGGATCGCCTCGGCGGCCGAGTTGATCCGCACCGGCGACCGCATCACCCTCGACGGCTACCTCGGGCTGGTCTTTTTCTCCGCCACTTCCGGTCGCCTCTCCCCGTCCGGTCCGAAACCCGGGTTGCGCAAGGAGCTGGATGACACAGAAGAAGGCTAA
- a CDS encoding pyridoxamine 5'-phosphate oxidase family protein — protein sequence MDDTLQKLIHELLQQQNLGVLATSAAGHPYTTLVGFAATADMKQLLFATHRATRKYANLSVDQRVSLLIDNRSNRAEDFRIAAALTAFGTAREVPAEEQDGMRAIFFAKHPMLKEFVSSPGCALCRISVQRYSLVRRFQDVMELVLDGPDPCP from the coding sequence ATGGACGACACACTCCAGAAACTGATTCATGAACTGCTGCAACAGCAGAATCTCGGGGTACTGGCCACCAGCGCTGCAGGCCACCCCTATACCACTCTGGTCGGGTTCGCGGCGACGGCCGATATGAAGCAGCTGCTCTTCGCCACCCACCGGGCCACCCGCAAATATGCCAACCTCAGCGTCGATCAGCGGGTCAGCCTGCTGATCGATAACCGCAGCAACCGGGCGGAGGATTTCCGTATCGCCGCCGCTTTGACTGCCTTCGGCACCGCCCGGGAGGTTCCCGCCGAGGAGCAGGACGGGATGCGAGCGATCTTTTTCGCCAAGCACCCGATGCTGAAGGAGTTCGTTTCCTCGCCAGGCTGTGCGCTCTGCCGGATTTCGGTGCAGCGTTACAGCCTGGTGCGCCGGTTTCAGGACGTGATGGAGTTGGTCCTCGATGGCCCTGACCCTTGCCCTTGA
- a CDS encoding erythromycin esterase family protein gives MRCSVLFTTILLLLFCLSIAQAKDQTPVELLRAQAIPIKSADDLDSLVRSAKDRSLVLLGEASHGTSEFYTWRAALSRRLIEESGFRFIAVEGDWASIYKLNQYVRGRTAEGESARCIMESFNRWPTWMWANRETAELIEWLRAYNAERPTKEQVGFYGIDVYGPESSMGKVLELMKDALPALADEARAAYACLGPFGEDFSHYARSVARGGRSCEVEARHVLGMIRAARGNLVDEDRDAYFNLKQNALVVKNAERHYRAMPAQGPASWNHRVDHFYFTVERLLAHYGAGARGIVWAHNTHIGDARATAMAQQGQRNIGQIARQRLGAEQVLAVGFGTHRGSVMAGLSWGAEPQVMAVPPAREGSFEDLLHRTEKSRLLLLFSDPQDFTALLEPLGHRAIGVVYDPRRERIANYVPTLVPLRYDAFIYLEETRALQPLQ, from the coding sequence ATGCGCTGTTCCGTGCTTTTTACAACGATTTTACTCTTACTTTTCTGCTTGTCCATCGCGCAGGCCAAGGATCAGACTCCTGTGGAGCTGCTGCGTGCCCAGGCCATCCCCATAAAAAGTGCCGATGATCTCGATTCCTTGGTGCGGTCTGCGAAGGACCGCTCTCTGGTTCTTCTCGGCGAGGCCTCCCACGGCACCTCGGAATTCTATACCTGGCGCGCCGCTCTCAGTCGCCGACTGATCGAAGAGTCGGGTTTTCGCTTTATCGCCGTCGAGGGAGATTGGGCCAGTATCTATAAACTCAACCAGTACGTGCGCGGCCGGACGGCCGAAGGCGAGAGTGCGCGCTGCATCATGGAAAGTTTCAATCGTTGGCCGACCTGGATGTGGGCAAACCGGGAAACGGCCGAACTGATCGAGTGGCTGCGAGCCTATAACGCCGAACGCCCCACCAAAGAGCAGGTGGGGTTCTACGGCATCGATGTTTACGGGCCTGAGAGCTCCATGGGCAAGGTGCTTGAATTGATGAAGGATGCGTTGCCGGCGCTGGCGGATGAAGCGCGGGCCGCCTACGCCTGTCTAGGCCCCTTCGGGGAGGATTTTTCGCACTATGCGCGCTCCGTTGCGAGGGGCGGCCGCTCCTGCGAAGTCGAAGCTCGCCACGTGCTCGGCATGATCCGCGCCGCGCGAGGCAATCTGGTGGACGAGGATCGGGATGCTTATTTCAACCTGAAACAAAATGCACTGGTGGTGAAAAACGCCGAACGCCATTATCGCGCCATGCCGGCGCAGGGCCCTGCATCCTGGAACCATCGCGTGGATCACTTCTATTTTACCGTGGAGCGCCTGCTCGCTCATTACGGCGCCGGTGCCCGGGGCATCGTCTGGGCGCACAACACCCATATCGGCGATGCCCGGGCAACGGCCATGGCGCAGCAGGGCCAGCGCAACATCGGCCAGATCGCCCGTCAGCGTCTGGGTGCGGAGCAGGTGCTGGCCGTGGGGTTTGGAACCCATCGCGGCTCGGTGATGGCCGGCCTGAGTTGGGGTGCGGAACCCCAGGTCATGGCGGTGCCGCCGGCGCGGGAGGGCAGTTTCGAGGATCTGTTGCATCGGACGGAAAAATCGCGATTGCTGCTGCTGTTCAGCGATCCGCAGGACTTCACGGCGTTGCTTGAGCCCCTCGGCCACCGCGCTATCGGCGTGGTCTATGACCCGCGTCGCGAGAGGATCGCCAACTACGTCCCGACTCTGGTGCCGCTGCGGTACGATGCGTTTATTTATCTGGAAGAGACCAGGGCGCTGCAGCCGCTTCAATAA
- a CDS encoding rhodanese-like domain-containing protein: MKLKALLVVLVALIFVGCSTTYTESQSVPRMSVAELNERLGESDLVIIDNRTPGEWERTQIKIAGAVRENPGSINWAGMYAKGSTLVLYCA; this comes from the coding sequence ATGAAATTGAAAGCGCTGCTGGTGGTGCTTGTGGCTCTGATCTTTGTGGGCTGCAGCACGACTTACACAGAAAGTCAGAGCGTGCCGCGCATGAGCGTGGCTGAGCTCAACGAGCGTTTGGGCGAGAGTGATTTGGTCATCATCGACAATCGGACCCCCGGCGAGTGGGAGCGCACTCAGATTAAAATTGCCGGCGCCGTGCGTGAAAATCCGGGCAGCATTAACTGGGCCGGGATGTACGCCAAGGGCAGCACTTTGGTGCTGTATTGCGCTTGA
- a CDS encoding YbfB/YjiJ family MFS transporter, producing the protein MKGKNNIRAILFGGFLVLLIAMGIGRFAYTPLLPPMMTQYAFGADEAGLLASLNYFGYLVGAFVAGALCRLVGEKYLLVAGLVLSVVTTIGTGLTLSFPVVGALRLMAGLASAFCFVAASGAVLNALAREGRDGLAGLFYGGVGFGIVLAGLLAVPLVEHFNASGAWIALGLLSLLLLWPARGLLSASARSGGQERAVKAPLPRGGRFYRLVAAYGLQGFGYIITGTFLVAAAGTVFDAAGAAGVWIVAGCAAVPSAFLWSQAARRYGALRSLIAAYLLQALGIALPVFFAHPAGVVVGALLFGGTFMGIVGMALSAGGNLLPSGRARVIGLMTGIYGIGQIVGPALAGFMAARTGSFDASLLVAAAAVCAGGLLLLPDALRADHRPSSAVTP; encoded by the coding sequence ATGAAGGGAAAAAACAACATCCGGGCTATTCTGTTCGGTGGTTTTCTGGTCCTGCTCATCGCCATGGGTATCGGACGTTTTGCCTATACGCCCCTGTTGCCGCCGATGATGACGCAGTACGCGTTCGGTGCCGATGAGGCGGGATTGCTCGCCTCCCTCAATTATTTCGGCTATCTGGTTGGAGCCTTTGTGGCCGGCGCACTGTGTCGGCTTGTGGGTGAGAAGTACCTGCTGGTTGCGGGTTTGGTTCTGTCGGTGGTGACGACGATCGGCACGGGGCTGACCCTGTCCTTTCCTGTGGTCGGAGCACTGCGGTTGATGGCCGGTCTGGCCAGTGCGTTTTGTTTTGTCGCCGCCTCGGGGGCGGTTCTCAACGCCTTGGCGCGGGAAGGTCGCGATGGGCTTGCCGGCCTGTTTTACGGCGGAGTCGGCTTCGGCATCGTGCTGGCGGGGCTTTTAGCCGTGCCGCTGGTGGAACACTTCAATGCCTCGGGAGCGTGGATCGCGCTGGGGCTGCTCAGTCTGCTTCTGCTCTGGCCGGCGCGCGGGTTGCTCAGCGCCAGCGCCCGTAGCGGCGGCCAGGAACGGGCCGTCAAGGCGCCGCTGCCGCGTGGCGGTCGTTTTTATCGACTGGTGGCGGCTTACGGTCTGCAGGGTTTCGGTTACATCATCACCGGAACCTTTCTGGTGGCTGCCGCCGGAACGGTTTTTGATGCTGCCGGCGCCGCCGGGGTCTGGATCGTGGCCGGCTGTGCCGCCGTTCCTTCGGCTTTTCTTTGGTCGCAGGCGGCGCGCCGTTACGGCGCTCTGCGTTCTCTGATTGCGGCCTATCTGCTGCAGGCTCTGGGCATCGCGCTGCCGGTGTTTTTTGCGCACCCGGCCGGGGTGGTTGTCGGCGCCCTGCTTTTTGGCGGCACCTTTATGGGGATTGTCGGTATGGCCCTCTCAGCCGGCGGTAATCTGCTGCCCAGCGGTCGCGCCCGGGTTATCGGCCTGATGACGGGCATCTACGGTATCGGACAGATTGTGGGTCCCGCTTTGGCGGGTTTTATGGCCGCGCGTACCGGCAGTTTCGATGCGTCGCTGCTGGTTGCCGCGGCAGCGGTTTGCGCAGGCGGGCTGTTGTTGTTGCCTGATGCCTTGCGTGCCGATCATCGGCCATCTTCAGCCGTTACTCCCTGA